AATCCGATTTATCAGGATTGCAGTATTGTGACCACGCCTTATATTTCCGATGGTGAGATTCTGGGCGTTCTGGGTGTGGTCGGGCCAAGCCGAATGAATTATGAAAAAGTGGTGCCAAATGTTGATGTGACGGCGAAAATTTTAGGTTCGCTCTTGAAAAAATAGTCAATCATCACCACTAAAATCAGCATTAGAAGTATTACATCGGCTGAAATTTTGAGTCAGCCATTAACCGTTTTTAATTTAAGTGTGGCGGATTTATTGTAAATTCCGTCAGGAAGTAAACAGATAGGGAAACCTTATGAGTGAAGCAAAAAATCAAGAAACCGTAAACAATGAAAACGAAGCGGTGGTACAACCGGAAGAAGAGACGCTGGAGCAAGCTCAAGAAGCGGTAGAACATGATGTAGAAGCGTTGTTGGAAGAAGCGCGTGCTGAAGCGGAAAAGCATAAGGATATGGCGTTGCGTGTGCAGGCGGATATGGAAAACTTGCGTCGCCGTACCCGTATGGATGTGGAAAGCGCACATAAATTTGCATTGGAAAAATTCGTCAATGCTTTGATTCCTGCATTGGATTCAATGGAGATGGGGATTGATGCGGCGAATAAGGAAGATGCCAGTATCGATAGTATCCGCGAAGGTTTGGATATGACTTTCAAGCAGCTATTGGATGTTTTAGGGGAATTCAATGTCGAGCGCGTCAACCCGACCGGTGAAAAGTTTGATCCGCAATTGCATGAAGCCATGACAATGGTGCCATCACCGGACCACGAATCGAATACGGTCATTGAAACCTTCCAAAAAGGTTATACCTTGAATGAACGTCTGGTTCGCGCCGCTCGCGTGGTAGTGGCTCAGTAAGTTGATTGGGCTGTTGTTTGTCGATTAAAAGCGTTGCCAAGCAAAAAAATCCAAAAAAAATGTGGATTTTACTTGAAAGACAAAATAGCACCCTTATAAAGAATTCAACTTATAAGAAACAGCATTTAAATAATTAAGAATTTAATCAATTTTAAAACGACTTTGACAGCATTGTATGTCAGCATCACAAACGCTTGTTTGAAAGTCCGTTAGCAATTTTGGAGAACTAGACAAATGGCTAAGATTATTGGTATTGACTTAGGAACAACAAACTCTTGTGTTTCGGTCATGGAAGGTAAAGAAGTAAAAGTTATTCCTAACGCGGAAGGTGCGCGTACCACGCCATCTATCGTTGCTTACACAGATGACGAAATCCTGGTTGGTGATTCAGCCAAGCGTCAGGCGGTAACTAACCCTGAAAACACGTTATTCGCAATCAAGCGTTTGATCGGTCGTCGTGCAGATGACGCGGTTGTACAAAAAGATAAAGACATGGTGCCTTATGCGATCGTGGCTGCCGATAACGGTGACGCTTGGGTATCGGTTAAAGACAAAAAATTGTCTCCACAGGAAGTTTCTGCGCGTACTTTGATGAAAATGAAGAAGACTGCAGAAGATTACCTGGGGCACGAAGTCACAGAAGCGGTTATCACCGTTCCTGCATACTTCAACGATGCGCAGCGTCAGGCGACTAAAGATGCCGGTAAAATCGCTGGTCTAGAAGTTAAGCGTATTATCAACGAGCCGACAGCGGCGGCGTTGGCTTACGGTATGGATAAAGTGACTTCTGACAGCAAGATCGCGGTTTACGATTTAGGTGGTGGTACTTTCGATATCTCTATTATCGAAGTAGCTGACCTAGACGGTGAAAAGCAGATCGAAGTATTGTCGACTAACGGTGATACTTTCCTAGGTGGTGAAGATTTCGATAACGTAATCGTTGAATACATCGCCGAAGAGTTCAAAAAAGATCAGAACGTTGATCTAAAGCTAGACAAACTGGCACTACAGCGTGTGCGTGAAGCGGCTGAGAAGGCGAAGATTGAATTGTCATCTCGTGAGCAGACAGATATTAATCTGCCTTACGTCACAGCGGATGCAACAGGTCCTAAGCACTTGAACATGAAGATCACTCGTGCCAAGTTTGAATCTTTGATTGACGATCTAGTTACGCGTTCAATCGAACCTTGTAAGGTGGCGTTGAAAGATGCGGGGCTGTCTGCATCTGAAATCGATGACGTTATCTTAGTTGGTGGTTCGACTCGTGTACCTATGGTTCA
Above is a window of Thiomicrorhabdus sediminis DNA encoding:
- the dnaK gene encoding molecular chaperone DnaK, with the translated sequence MAKIIGIDLGTTNSCVSVMEGKEVKVIPNAEGARTTPSIVAYTDDEILVGDSAKRQAVTNPENTLFAIKRLIGRRADDAVVQKDKDMVPYAIVAADNGDAWVSVKDKKLSPQEVSARTLMKMKKTAEDYLGHEVTEAVITVPAYFNDAQRQATKDAGKIAGLEVKRIINEPTAAALAYGMDKVTSDSKIAVYDLGGGTFDISIIEVADLDGEKQIEVLSTNGDTFLGGEDFDNVIVEYIAEEFKKDQNVDLKLDKLALQRVREAAEKAKIELSSREQTDINLPYVTADATGPKHLNMKITRAKFESLIDDLVTRSIEPCKVALKDAGLSASEIDDVILVGGSTRVPMVQAAVKEFFGKEPRKDVNPDEAVAMGAAIQGGVLSGDVNDVLLLDVTPLSLGIETMGGVMTKLIEKNTTIPTRKSQVFSTAEDNQSAVTIHVLQGEREVASGNKSLGQFNLDEIAAAPRGTPQIEVTFDIDANGILNVSAKDKNTGKEQHITIQASSGLSEEEIEAMVKDAEANAEADAKLKELVEARNQADGMVHATNKMIKDAGDSVTAEEKAPVEEAIKAVEEAIKGDDKAAIDESVQKLMEASQGIAQKAQAQQQAGGEAQQQSSAKDDDDDIVDAEFEEVNDDKK
- the grpE gene encoding nucleotide exchange factor GrpE; protein product: MSEAKNQETVNNENEAVVQPEEETLEQAQEAVEHDVEALLEEARAEAEKHKDMALRVQADMENLRRRTRMDVESAHKFALEKFVNALIPALDSMEMGIDAANKEDASIDSIREGLDMTFKQLLDVLGEFNVERVNPTGEKFDPQLHEAMTMVPSPDHESNTVIETFQKGYTLNERLVRAARVVVAQ